One genomic window of Lytechinus variegatus isolate NC3 chromosome 1, Lvar_3.0, whole genome shotgun sequence includes the following:
- the LOC121417381 gene encoding death-associated protein 1-like, producing the protein MSSPGKPDLKGGHAPAVKVGGMRIPGKVHPEKATKEPDVEDEEYEETSGKSPPANETRVLISGAPSHGNKDFPPEAIKQFHEKPMPTHQKNVSTKPIKVVQQPRKN; encoded by the exons ATGTCATCACCAGGAAAACCAGATTTAAAAGGTGGACATGCCCCTGCAG TGAAGGTTGGAGGCATGAGGATACCGGGAAAAGTCCACCCTGAAAAAGCCACCAAAGAACCAGATGTTGAAGATGAGGAATATGAGGAGACATCAGGAAAGAG CCCTCCGGCGAATGAGACAAGGGTATTGATATCTGGAGCTCCATCACATGGTAACAAGGACTTCCCACCAGAAGCCATCAAACAGTTCCACGAGAAACCAATGCCAACTCACCAGAAGAACGTATCCACTAAACCCATCAAAGTGGTTCAACAGCCGAGGAAGAATTAG